ACCGGGTCGGCGGCCTGCACCACGGCGGTGCCCTTCGCCGACTCGGAGGCGCCCGCGCCACCGCCGGCGACCGTCCCCTCGAAGACCCGGCCCCCGATCAGGACACCCGCGACCAGGACCAGGGCCCAGAAGCCGAGGACCCAGCGGCGGTGGCGGTGACACGCTCGACCGAGAGCTGCGAGCCGACCGCCGACCTCGGTGTCGGCGGCTGCGGTGGAGGGTTTGCGCATGAAGTGGCCTTTCGGGCAGTTCATCTCAATGTAGGCGCAAGCCCCCGAACCACCTAGAGACGGTCGATGAGCCTCATATCACAATTTCCGGCCCATAAAGACCACTTAAGCAAAAGAAGAACCCCCGCCCGGTTCCCCGGGCGGGGTTCTTCTCAGTGACTACGCGTCAGCTGCGATCAGCTCTGGCCGCCGGCCAGCTTCTCGCGGAGCGCGGCGAGCGCCTCGTCCGAAGCGAGAGCGCCGGAGCCCTCGTCGCTGCTGGAGGAGTACGACGAGCCGCCACCGCTGGAGACCGGGGCTTCCTCGCCGGCCTCGGCGGCAGCCGCCGCGTCGGCCTCACGGCTCTTGATGACCTGGGCCTGGTGCTGCTCGAAGCGGGCCTGGGCCTCGGCGTACTGCCGCTCCCACTCCTCACGCTGCTTCTCGAAGCCGGGCAGCCAGTCGTTCGCCTCGGGGTCGAAGCCCTCCGGGTAGATGTAGTTGCCCTGGTCGTCGTACGAGGCAGCCATGCCGTACAGGGTCGGGTCGAACTCGACCGACGCCGGGTCGGCACCGAGGGACTCGTTGGCCTGCTTCAGCGAGAGGCTGATGCGACGACGCTCGAGGTCGATGTCGATGACCTTGACGAAGATCTCGTCGCCGACCTGGACGACCTGCTCCGGGATCTCGACGTGGCGCTCGGCCAGCTCGGAGATGTGGACCAGACCCTCGATGCCCTCGTCCACGCGGACGAACGCACCGAACGGAACCAGCTTGGTGACCTTGCCGGGGACGACCTGGCCGATCTGGTGCGTCCGGGCGAACTGCTGCCACGGGTCCTCCTGGGTCGCCTTCAGCGACAGGGAGACGCGCTCGCGGTCCATGTCCACGTCGAGAACCTCGACGGTGACCTCCTGGCCGACCTCGACAACCTCGGACGGGTGGTCGATGTGCTTCCAGGACAGCTCGGAGACGTGCACGAGGCCGTCGACGCCACCCAGGTCCACGAAGGCACCGAAGTTGACGATCGAGGAGACGACGCCGGAGCGCACCTGGCCCTTCTGCAGGGTGGTGAGGAAGGTCTGGCGGACCTCGCTCTGGGTCTGCTCCAGCCAGGCACGGCGGGACAGGACCACGTTGTTGCGGTTCTTGTCCAGCTCGATGATCTTGGCCTCGAGCTCCTTGCCGACGTACGGCTGGAGGTCGCGGACGCGGCGCATCTCGACCAGGGAGGCCGGGAGGAAGCCGCGGAGGCCGATGTCGAGGATGAGACCACCCTTGACGACCTCGATGACGGTACCGGTGACGATCCCGTCCTCTTCCTTGATCTTCTCGATCGTGCCCCAAGCGCGCTCGTACTGCGCACGCTTCTTGGACAGGATCAGACGACCCTCCTTGTCCTCCTTCTGGAGAACCAGGGCCTCGATCTCGTCGCCGACCTTGACGACCTCGTGCGGGTCAACGTCGTGCTTGATCGAGAGCTCGCGGGAGGGGATGACACCCTCGGTCTTGTAACCGATGTCGAGGAGGACCTCGTCACGGTCGACCTTCACGATGATGCCCTCGACGATGTCGCCATCGTTGAAGTACTTGATGGTCTCGTCGATCGCCGCGAGGAACGCTTCCGCGTCGCCGATGTCGTTGACCGCGACCTGCGGGGTGGTGC
The Kitasatospora paranensis genome window above contains:
- the rpsA gene encoding 30S ribosomal protein S1, whose product is MTSPTDTSVSTTPQVAVNDIGDAEAFLAAIDETIKYFNDGDIVEGIIVKVDRDEVLLDIGYKTEGVIPSRELSIKHDVDPHEVVKVGDEIEALVLQKEDKEGRLILSKKRAQYERAWGTIEKIKEEDGIVTGTVIEVVKGGLILDIGLRGFLPASLVEMRRVRDLQPYVGKELEAKIIELDKNRNNVVLSRRAWLEQTQSEVRQTFLTTLQKGQVRSGVVSSIVNFGAFVDLGGVDGLVHVSELSWKHIDHPSEVVEVGQEVTVEVLDVDMDRERVSLSLKATQEDPWQQFARTHQIGQVVPGKVTKLVPFGAFVRVDEGIEGLVHISELAERHVEIPEQVVQVGDEIFVKVIDIDLERRRISLSLKQANESLGADPASVEFDPTLYGMAASYDDQGNYIYPEGFDPEANDWLPGFEKQREEWERQYAEAQARFEQHQAQVIKSREADAAAAAEAGEEAPVSSGGGSSYSSSSDEGSGALASDEALAALREKLAGGQS